The genomic segment CAAGCATCTCCAGCCTTTTCCGGGTTCTGGGATGCGTGCTCACGATGATCGGATATTGGAATTTCTCAGCCAACGTGTTCAGCACATGACCAATACGCTTGAGATTATCCGGGTAATCCACATTCTCCTCACGATGCACCGAAACCAAGAAGTATTTTCGTGGCTGGAGATTGAGCTTATCCAAAGCGTTCGATCGATTGATCTTTGCCAAATAACGCATCAGCACTTCATACATGGGAGATCCGGTCA from the Candidatus Cloacimonadota bacterium genome contains:
- a CDS encoding UDP-N-acetylglucosamine 2-epimerase, coding for MGKRLRSFDANVPEEINRKMIDHIADFNLVYTENSRRHLLAEGLSHRRVYVTGSPMYEVLMRYLAKINRSNALDKLNLQPRKYFLVSVHREENVDYPDNLKRIGHVLNTLAEKFQYPIIVSTHPRTRKRLEML